In Opisthocomus hoazin isolate bOpiHoa1 chromosome 17, bOpiHoa1.hap1, whole genome shotgun sequence, one DNA window encodes the following:
- the CD164L2 gene encoding CD164 sialomucin-like 2 protein, whose translation MAPLRCALLCALLCAQGPAPARAGECGELRSCETCTAGTASHNASACVWVGCGTPEEPGTGSCVRSGTAARETCALYNTSTLCRALTSPTEEPPEPHSKEPATQSPGTTTTSAPLTGSPESHPPGFDTASFIGGIVLVLSVQAVVFFIIKFIKSKDSTYQTLEDNQ comes from the exons ATGGCCCCGCTGCGCTGCGCGCTCCTCTGCGCGCTCCTGTGCGCgcagggccccgctcccgcccgcgcAG GAGAGTGCGGCGAGCTGAGGTCCTGCGAGACATGCACGGCCGGCACGGCCTCGCACAACGCCAGCGCCTGCGTCTGGgtgggctgcgggacccccgaGGAGCCAG GGACGGGGAGCTGCGTGCGGAGCGGGACGGCGGCGCGGGAGACCTGTGCGCTCTACAACACCAGCACCCTGTGTCGAG cgctgacgtCCCCCACCGAAGAGCCTCCAGAGCCCCATAGCAAGGAGCCGGCGACGCAGTCCCCAG GGACCACCACCACCAGCGCCCCGTTGACGGGCAGCCCCGAGTCCCACCCGCCCGGCTTTGACACAGCCAGCTTCATCGGCGGCATCGTGCTGGTGCTCAGCGTCCAAGCCGTGGTCTTCTTCATCATCAAGTTCATCAAGTCGAAGGACAGCACCTACCAAACGCT AGAGGACAACCAGTAG
- the GPR3 gene encoding G-protein coupled receptor 3: MAAGPPSASEGRQGWVVARNGTGGSLDLESVVQPLALNPWDVALCVSGTVISCENAVVVVVIFYTPAFRAPMFLLIGSLATADLLAGLGLILHFAFVYFIPSEAVSLLTMGLLVTSFTASVSSLLTITIDRYLSLYNALTYYSERTVTRTYIMLILTWGAAICYGLLPIMGWNCLKEPSTCSVVKPLTKNHLVILSVSFFMVFAVMLQLYVQICKIVCRHAHQIAVQRHFLASSHYVTTRKGVATLAVILGTFASCWLPFAVYCLLGDYSYPALYTYATLLPATYNSMINPVIYAFRNQEIQKVLWAVCCGCFSSTLPFRSRSPSDV; this comes from the coding sequence ATGGCGGCAGGGCCCCCCAGCGCCAGCGAAGGCCGGCAAGGCTGGGTCGTGGCCAGGAACGGCACCGGCGGCTCCTTGGACCTGGAGTCCGTGGTCCAGCCCCTCGCCTTGAACCCGTGGGACGTCGCGCTCTGCGTCTCCGGGACCGTGATCTCCTGCGAGAACGCCGTCGTGGTGGTGGTCATCTTCTACACGCCAGCTTTCCGGGCTCCTATGTTCCTCCTCATCGGCAGCTTGGCCACGGCCGACCTCCTGGCCGGCTTGGGGTTGATCCTGCATTTTGCCTTCGTCTACTTCATCCCGTCGGAGGCGGTCAGCCTGCTGACGATGGGGCTCCTGGTCACCTCCTTCACCGCCAGCGTCAGCAGCTTGCTGACCATCACCATCGACCGCTACCTGTCCCTCTACAACGCCCTGACCTACTACTCGGAGAGGACGGTCACCAGGACTTACATCATGTTGATCCTCACCTGGGGAGCGGCCATCTGCTATGGGCTCCTGCCCATCATGGGCTGGAACTGCCTGAAGGAGCCTTCCACCTGCAGCGTCGTCAAGCCGCTGACGAAGAACCACCTCGTCATCCTCTCCGTCTCCTTCTTCATGGTCTTTGCGGTGATGCTCCAGCTCTATGTGCAGATCTGTAAGATCGTCTGCCGGCACGCCCACCAGATCGCCGTCCAGAGACATTTCCTGGCCAGTTCCCACTACGTCACCACCCGAAAAGGCGTCGCCACCTTGGCCGTCATCCTGGGCACCTTCGCTTCGTGCTGGCTGCCCTTCGCCGTTTACTGTCTCCTGGGGGATTACAGCTACCCGGCCCTCTACACCTACGCCACCCTGCTCCCCGCCACCTACAACTCCATGATCAACCCCGTCATTTACGCCTTCAGGAACCAGGAGATCCAGAAAGTGCTGTGGGCCGTCTGCTGCGGGTGCTTCTCCTCCACCCTGCCCTTCCGCTCCCGCTCCCCCAGTGACGTCTga